TGGTTACACCCTGGTCCGCATCTTTTCTTTCCTGTTCCTCATTTTCCTGGACTGCTGCCTTGTATGCGTGTGCGCGGTTCATCAGCCCCTTGGCTGTCAGACAGGTTAAAATCCACGTCAGTTCAGGAATTTCAGGGATATCAGACTGCCGGTAAAACACACAATTGTCGTAATCCAATCCTAAAGCAATCCAGGCGGCTGCAATTTCAAGGGTGGATGTTTTTCGTTTTTTGGGATCATGATTTTTTATCAGAGAGTGGTAATCTGCCAGAAAATAGTATGAGGTCAAGTCCGGATTTTTACTGGATTCAACGGCCGGACGAATTGCCCCCACATAATTGCCGAGATGAGGCGTTCCCGATGTGGTAATACCGGTTAAATAGTCTGCGTTTTTCATTTATATTCCTAAAGAATTAATTAGTGTTATGCAAATGAGGGAAGTACCAGAATCTTGTCTATTTTTCAAGTTATGCCTTTGCAATGGAGAAAATTTGTCCGACCTCTGATTCAGTTGTCAGGGTTGAATTGCTCCATAATCTGATCAATGGCGTTTTGATCCAAACTTGTATCGTCATCGGACAGAAAAGCCGAAACAGTGCTTTGCTTGTCGATTTTTTTGCGGTGCGTTTGATCCTGTCCCGGATGCAGGATGGTTTTCATGGAAATGGCAATTTTAGAAAGTTCGTTTAACTGCTGGTGGACCCGGTCTGTGAACTGAAGATTGAGCTCTGCCATATCCAATGTTTTGAGCGCTTGGTTAAGATCAGTTCTAAGGTTTTCCAGGGTGCTTGAAAGGCGGGCTGATGACTTGAATAATTCTTTTTGGGAGGTGGATATTTTTTGATCAAGCGCCAGGGTGTTCATCAGATTATTTAATTTTCTAAGCAGCAGTCTGCTGATTTTCAAAAGGCTGTCTTTATCCTGAATCAGCTCCTGGTACTTGAGGATGGTGTGGGTTTTGGCAAGGGTTATGCTTGGCTCAATGGGTTTGGGAATAAAGTCAAAGGCCCCGGCTTTATATGCTTTAAGGATATCATCCTTATGATTCAATCCGGAGACAAAAACCACTGGAATACCAGATATTTCCGGGCTTTTTTTTAAAAGTTTACAGGTTTGGAATCCATCAAGTTCCGGCATATCCCCATCCAGAAATATAAGATCAGGATGCTGGGCCATGGCAAT
This window of the uncultured Desulfobacter sp. genome carries:
- a CDS encoding response regulator — its product is MSTPHLILVIDDDLISRNIIATLFDKHGFQTAKAASGREGIEIAMAQHPDLIFLDGDMPELDGFQTCKLLKKSPEISGIPVVFVSGLNHKDDILKAYKAGAFDFIPKPIEPSITLAKTHTILKYQELIQDKDSLLKISRLLLRKLNNLMNTLALDQKISTSQKELFKSSARLSSTLENLRTDLNQALKTLDMAELNLQFTDRVHQQLNELSKIAISMKTILHPGQDQTHRKKIDKQSTVSAFLSDDDTSLDQNAIDQIMEQFNPDN